The window CAGGGAAAACCCGCTATTTTTTGTTTCCAGATGAGAACCAACTTTTCAGgttctgaaccaatttattttgGATCAAAATGCTCTGATCGGTACAAAATTAGATCGTTCAAAATGAGGCACAGAAACCAGGACGCCACTGGTTTTatgttggtggaaaaagggTATATGGGAGTACGAGGAACCAGTAGCTCTGACACCATATTGGAGCAGCTGTTGAATCTACTCACCACAGACGTGGTCCCATCTCCGACCTCCTTGTCCTGCAGGTCAGCCAGTTCACACAGGACCTTAGCAGCTGGGTGCTCCACCTCCAGCAGCTTCAGGATGGTTGCTCCATCGTTGGTGATGGTCACGTCCTGTCAAACAATAAGAGACAGATGAGCAACTCAGGCCACGATGGTTTTGTATTTAATCGAGAGAATATAGTACTATGGTAATAGATGTTGAATGTGACACAGACCCCAATGTCGTCCACCAACATCTTATCGAGGCCAACGGGTCCCAGGGAGCTCTTGACGATGTTGGCGATGGATGCTGCGGCCAtgactgcaaacacaaaagGGAACTGCTACTAGCTACAATCACTAATCAGcatttactttacatttaaGGACAGTTTACCACGTCTAACTTTACTTATAGTGGCTCTGTCGTGGACTTATCCTGTCATCTTATTGAGTGGGGCTCACAGTAAAGCAGCCACACCTTCAGACCATGacagtgtttttctctcccATTAGCATAGCCGTCCATTCATGGTGTTGCGAGTGGAAGGTACTAAATTGGGATTACAACTTCATAACTAATACTGTTGGCGTATTGCGCACATTGTGTAAAAATAACAGACGTTGCTGTGTTTTGCAGAATTTCAGCACAGACCACAGCAGCGGCTCAAAGTtagctagcattagcattagccgCACGTGTGTTACatgcagtgaatgaaatcacgtCTGCCGTCTACCATCAGCGAAGcgcacaaaatacacaaagcGTTTCAGAAACGTGAAGTAAAAGAGCACTACGACTCACCATTTTGAGTACGGACAGATTCGCCAGTTGTCCTCTGGCCGAGCACATTTAACGGACCATCTAACATCGACATTTTGGACCACCACACAACCAAGAAGAAAGGAAGCGGCGCAGTGCACTATGGGTAAACCGGCATTAAGCAGAAGGTTCGAGAagaagatttattaaaaaaaaaaaactgtaattattgTATAAGtacttttaattatgtaaaagaTATCAAATTTGCGTTTGTGATTAAGTTTCACGCCGACCAGTACACTTATCAAGTTAGAAAAGAATACGTTCTCCCGTTATTTCATAttaactacatttcccagaatccTTCATCCTTTCTTCTTGGTTCTTTCGACGGTTTCTAGTCAATTATGAACTACAACGCCCTCTGCTGTTGAAGGCAGAGCCCTTCAAGAGCCCTTATTCTAGTGCACTGGTTGAAGATATCCAGAAGACTCGATATtgataggttttttttttttttttttacatttatttaaacttttcttaaaaagtttGAAGGATTCTGTTCTGTCTTCattgtatctattttttcatcttcattatttttatttcttttgttactGAGAGGTAGACtattatttttgcaatcttTTTGCATAATTTGCACAAATTTGGAAGAGTGCTTTATTCATCTCCGAATGAATCAGCTTGGTGAATACTGTATATTGTCTGATTTTAGCTTTTCACAAaccagtataaaaaaaaaaaaatactactaatgactactactactactaggatataataataataataataataatgataataataataataataatgcattattgGTTAGGCTACACCATCATTTAGAACATATCTTAGGacatatttggcttttttgtgaaataattgtGCCTTTGTCGGCACacatttatctatctatctatctatctatctatctatctatatgtaccaaaatgtaatctctataaacatatATCTGTATATATGTGCAAATATCTGTTAAGTGTTTATTCATCATTGCCAGGCAATAACTAAAGGGTTCTgagaaaaacccaaaataacCAACTGGTAATTTAGCATTATGTTGTAACCTCAAGGGAGTGTGATGGGACGCTGATTATACTTTGCATGATTTACATAATATAGACAGATGTCCCTATTAAATGATAGTAACTAAGGTATgtgcataacataaaataagtgaggagaattttatttataaacccCCACTAAACATAGTCTACACAACATGATAATTATCTGAAATTCATCATATTTTTAGGCTGCTCTGCATGTATTTGATTTCTGTTAATCCTTCTTAAATTCATAAGCAATTTCCTGTTGATGACCATAACCTCTGGATGgtaatcagctgttttttttataccatattcatatttatacaaTGATAAGCACAAATACACAGAGATGAGTTTAATCTGAATTTATTACCTCCAATACATTGTTTTGTTGAGCAATGACAACTaggcagttaaaaaaatacagtacacTTAACTTAAACATTAAAGCATTATAAAGCATACCTATGGCATACAAGAATAACTTTCCTAAAATGTACATCTTTACAAAGTGTTTACaataaaacgtaaaaaaaaaaagacagaaaagtgcaaaaagagTCAATGAAGACTGACAATCCCCACCAGTGAAAGAggacaaaaatgtacaattaaaaaaacaaaacatacttcATATTCCTAACTTGCTTTTGACGTACATTTCCTGATATGAACAGTAGGCCATGATATTGTGCTTATCAAATTTTCACGTGTGATATGGAAATTGTGTTAAGCAGTGCGTGATAGAAAAGAACCtacttctgaaaaaaatattcacagtatttaattcaaatttgtcTCAATAAAACCATCTTtcaataaatactttattttacaaCTTTCTGTGGCTTGTTGTTATAGTGATAAGGGCCAAAATAACAATGATGTGCTCAAATAAATAGGACAATTTtcgtgatttttaaaaaaaaacaagtgtgtggTAAATATATACTTGAGGggagaaaaaacatattgtgtTGTATGAACCTCATTAAAGTGACTTGACAACTGTCTCACTGTGACTTTCTTTCTGTGACTGTGGATGCAACATCAGTAGTGTTGGGAGTGTCCCAGAGTgtaaacaaagtaaacagaCTATccattttggggaaaaaaaaaaaaaatacagtactgTAGTCTTTTAACTATCTCTCCTTCGTGGTCCCTCTTAACAAAAGGTTAAAATTAGTATGATTTAAAAACTTGTTGAGATGCACATTTCACTCTACATGATGGATGCCCCCAGACTGTAACATGTACAAACATCTCTGATTTACTCAAAATAAATAGGAAGCTCTACAGTTTCTTATAGATTATCTAAAATATCTTCTCTTGATCTTAAAGCGTGATACCCTAATGATGACAAAGGAGGCAGGTAGAGTGAAATAACTTCAGGTAGACTTACAGTACTAAGTCTAGTTATACTTAACCTATTGGATCTTAGGCAACgtgtttttttacagctgcGTCCTGTTTGTTACGATAATTGCTAAAAACGCTGTTAAAGTGACGAGAAGCAAATCTGAAGattgcaaatttgaaaaaagctgCTTGTTCAGAACTGACTGATAGTGAatgcacaattaaaaacactaaCCACCACTGTGGTtcacctctcctacacaggttaaagggacagttcaccacaaaatctaaaatagatatttttcctCTAACCTGTAGGGCTTTTAACTTTACGCCGAGCTACACCCTCAAACTGTATCACCGCACAAAGAGAAGTGTGCATCTGCTCAACGAGAGGCTTGTGCGAGTGACACTGcaagatgtaaatattaatggcgtcctcctcggctgagttAGTTCACTCAGTGGACCAGTAGATGCAGGTTTCCTTCggcgcagtgatacagttggcgggtgtagttagGAAAAAAGATAACAGTCGCTACATGAAACAGCTCACAACAGTCTTAAGTCACCGAATCTGTAATTCTGaagagacatcgctgttgagtGTTTTTAGCATACAGCATATGAACAAAATACatacagacatctctacagccgatatctctcacactcacaactcacaaaaacaatctagactgagtAATAGCTCTACAGGTAGGAGGTGAAATATGAATTTTTAATCTGGGGGTGAGCTGTCCCTTAAAGATCAACTAGTGCTGgaaaagcagttaaaataaccttaacaacaaattaaaagaaagagcTTGAAGAGGTTCTCCTGATGTGGTGATTTTTGATGCTTGCATTTTGACATGTTGGGCACAGACCAAATTTTACTTCTTACAATCGGTAACAGAGAACCTGAACTACTGCAACTGTACAACAGTTTATTGGCACTCCAGCAATTCATACGACTCCAATTATCTCTACAAGGCTCACACGTAAAGCGATAAAAGAGTTTGAATCCCTCTGAATATTGAAACCCCATTCAGTCACACTGAATGCCTTTATAAATGACTGATCATTTATGACTGATCTgttggaaacacacacagaagacgGTTTGAACCTGGAAGTGCTAAGGCAGCTCACATGCAGGCTTTTCACTACTGATAGTAACCTATCATGTATTTTACACTGACGCCCTGTTACAGAGAGTTTCATAGTTGTTACGAATATGGCTGCAATCAAAGAAACTGCTTCTGATCTATGTTGAGAGAATGATGGTTGGCGTTCAAGGCAAAGCAGCAGCGTCCCTTTTGTTGCTATTCGctgtatgtttatatatatttggcttttatttgacTCAGGCGAAGCTACTGGAGCTCAGACACTGAAACTTATCCCTCAGAGACTGGACAATTTTGGGTTGGCTCTGCTGCGGCTCGCTCCACAGGTACTTCTCCAGATGCTCACGGTCCAGAGACCTCAGCGGGTCGCAGGAGTGCACCGGCGTGCACGGCAGACTCTGGGAGTGGACGAGCCCTCGGTTCTGATTGGAAAGGGCTGCCGAGCTGCCGTTTCTTTGCGCCAACCTGTCCTGCTCCTGCTCGCTCTCGTCCTCCGAGCGGATCTCTACATAGTCATCGTCGTCTTCCCCATCGTCCTTAAAATTCGCCAGGTAGTTCTGGGTGGCCGTGAGTATGCTCAGTGCAGAGGCCCGGTTCAGGACCACCACCTGTTGACCGTCGTGTAAAGTGAGCTCTGACTGTCCCTGGGTGGAGCGCTCCGGGAGGCTACTCTGCCGACCAGCACGACCCAGACTGGGACCGCGCAGTCTGTCTGTGGATCGATCCACAGCGGGTCCGTTACATTTCAGTCCAGACTGGTTCTTCTCCTGCTGCTGGCCGCCCAGAGAGCCGAGTGACTGACAGTGACTGGATGGGGAAGACTTTGAGGATGTCGAAGACGGAGCGTTAAAGGAAGGATGTCTCTTTATGGAACTGTACACGTGCTCCTCTTTTTCGCTCGGTGCCGACATGCACGAGCTCCATCTCTGGGACGGCGGGGAGGTCGAAGAGGGAGGGGAGGTCTTGAGAGAAGGGATGGAGCAGGCGGAGGTGAGTCTGCGCTGCGGGGTAGAAGACGCTCGAGCATTGTCCAGCTCGCTGGTTGAGGAAACGAAGCTCGCCAACTCTCCATTGCTGTATGTGGAGTGGAGCCAGTCCTCCTCCAGGGACGTCTCAGGCATGGACGGAGAAGACGGCAGCCCGGGATGTGAGTGATGTGGGCCAGCTGAAGCAGGAGGATCCTTAAACATCACCTGGTCATAGAGCTGGGAGTACTCAGCTATCCTGGCACCTGAAGAGGGAACACAGAGGATGGAGAGGTGGAGAATTTTCTTTATGTCTTACTGTAAAACACGGAGTTTGTCTATTCTTTGCATATCTTGAAAACTGTATATCCAATCTACTTCACAGTTAGCATACATACCGCTGAGGACCAAGGGATGTGCATTGTCGAATTTGGTGTAATTTGGACACGTTCAATATTGAtaaactttgaataaaaaagCGAACAGCACTCTGTGGCTCTGTACAGCAGTGGAGGCGGGGCTTAAGGGCTCCACCGAGTCATGTAAGTGAAGTCTCGCTACATATATTCTGTAGACAAAGGTTTTGGataaaaacccacacacacagacaatggGTGGCTACTAGTCACAGCACAATGTGTTCCTGATACTTGTTCACACAAAGTCTGCCATACTAACTTATAACACTAATAACTTTCCCACGCCAAATTACCTTTGCTAATGAAATCAATGCTCTACTTTATTGTGATGGTTATGTCAAAGCAAGCGacttttttgcagaaaatatgcAGAATTACCACACGCTGAGCAGTAATAGTTCCTGTTCCTAACAGGCATATTTTACACtggtaaaaataacatttgtatgAGCCTAAAAATCATGGCAGTGTATGATTGTCTCCATGTATCATTAAGATGTAAAGCTCTATATGGCCTTACAGAAGAACGATCTATACAGATATATAcagattttaattttggggAGCACTCTAATCAGACTAGCTCAGTTTTGGTAGATGCCATGAGTTGAAGTATTGGGAAAATGTCATGTTTAGTCAGATCAGTGCTCGCGACTATTGATAACACTTGAGTTCTGAGAGTTAAATATTTCGTGTTACCTATGGCCGTGCCCCCTTGCTTCTTTTCCTCCAGGATGGCTGCCAGGTCCTTCTGCTTCTTCTCCGCTCTGGCCCGGCTGCAGGAGTCTCCAGGGTCCATGCTCCTCATGCGCAACAGCTGGTTGGCTTTCTTAATCTTCTGGCTGTACTGCCGCGCCATCAGGAACACCCTGTTCTTTGATTTATCCATCAGCTCCAGGTCCACAGACTCCcccagcagcagagaggaggaggccaGCGGAGAGTCCAGACCTGCCAGCTCCCCTGAAAACAAGCTGTGGAGGTCCTTGAGGGGAATATCCCTCTGAGGGGTGTTGCGTGGCGGGAGCTCCACCAGGTCGTCGTCCTCTAGACGGAAGCTGCCGCTGCTGAGGCGAGCCAGCCTGTTACGGATGCTCTTCACGGTGCCTGGGAGGGGCTCTGGTGTGGCGGGAAGGGGTCGAGATGCAGGAGCAGGGGTGTGGTTTTCTTCTGCGGTGGTGCCTTCGCTTTGAGGGTCAGGGAGGTTGATGATTGGGATGGTGAATGACGGCGTGGAGGTGACAGGTGGGGGTTTATGTGCTGGGGGACTCTTGGTTGGAGGGCTGGCTGCTTGAGGACTACTTACAGGGGGGCTCTTTGTCGGGCTGTTTTTGACTGCGGACGCCTTCTTCGGCGACTCAGAGGCGCTGACAGGGAAGGCAGCAGGGAGTCGATCAGCTTTCTTCTCGTTTTTCTTAATGTAGTTTTCCAAATCGTTCCAGATCTCGTCAACTTGCTCCGATATCTTATCTCCTTTCTGTGAGCGCTGAGAGAACGTCTCAGAGGCGGACGAGGAGGAATAATCTGGCTCGGAGGAACACAGGACAGGATGGGGGGTGTCTGGTGCTTCATCCTCTCCGAAATGGAGGCTCTCCTCGGACACAAAACCTTCGAGGCTCTCAGTCAGGTCGTGCTCAGAGGCCAGCAGACTGTCCCTCTCTTGTTTGAGTTTATCGCCTTCATTCATTCCTTTAAGCTCTGCAGACGGGGGCTCCCGGAAACAGATGGTGTCGTAGATGCTCTCCTCTACGATCTTGAGCTCACACGTCCTCCCCTCCTGAGTGGACGACCGGTTGCTCTCCGAGGAAGAGTCTGGCTCAATCAGAGGTTCTGTGATTGCAGGAGCCTCTGGAGCATTTAGTACCCGTGCAGTCTGCCCCTGAGAACCCTGTGCATCCGTTTCTTTCCGGCTTTCCTCAGGGTCTCTTCTGACCAGGCCCATGCTCTTTAGGTCCTCATAACTGATGTTGTCGTAAACATTCTCAATATCGTCTATCGTCAACTGCTCGGCCGAGGATGATCCAGATATGTCATTGCTGGAGGATTCAGTGTGAATCACCTCTAAGTTGCTGTGATCGGTCTGGTCGTCATCCGGACTCTGCCGGGCCTCTGTAGCCTTCTCCCCTGCGCTGCTCGCCCGCCGCAGGACCCTGCTCGCATCAGGTGGAGGGTCAATCTGCACAGTGGGCACCTGCTCGACATGCCAGCTGCAGGGCCGAGCTGTCTTGGGCGATGAGGTGGCCTCCGATCTCTCAGAAGGTGCCTCTGGTTCTGGCCCGCTTGGCTCTGTTGGGACAAACATCTGGTAGATGTCCTCGTCCTCGTCATCAGGCTGCATGGTTCGCTGGCGGGTGGGGAACATGGCCCTGCGAGCTCGGTGGTCTGCCCAGATGTTGCTCACTGAATGGTCGCTTTCTGTGACGACTACAGAGGGAATGGGGGTGTCTGGAGGCTCCTCTGTTACATGAGGTGTCCTGAGAAGTGGCGGATGGCGACTTCCATCCCTCACTAGGGATTCTCTGGCtttctgcaaaaagaaaagcagaagtTGTTGTTTTACACATAGTTGAGAAACATCAAGATGAGATGAgagaaaagacaagacaagacaagatgaGGCTTTATTAATCTTGGAAAATCTgtcagaaatacagaaaaatgcaaaaaaagtgatctGAGTGCAAACaagatataaaatattacaaaatataaatgcaactaaacaaaagaacaaaaataagatggtctaaaatctataaaaacacTACATACACCTTGATACACTCATGATTGGTAGTTGCACAGGATAACTGAAATACACTTGGTGTGTGGAggatttactgtaaatatagaGAAATGTAGCATATAATCATTTTTGCACAGTAAGTGGTATAACACTTTGCAATGGGAAACTGCGCAACATGTTACACagtatcaatttaaaaaatatgactaTGTACATATATTAGGTGAGTGTTTCTGATaacttggaaaaacaaaatatgtatatttaaccTGAAGGGGAAATATTGCAAAGGTAGCTGACACGTGGTAAGTTATGGGTGATGGAGACAGTAAAAGACAGAGTTACATGCTGCTTTTGGGATGATGTAGTGATTAATACCTGTAAGTCTGAAGAGCTCATGTTGAAAGCTTTCCATTGCTCTATGCTGTCGACAGACGCCTGAGGGTTAAGCCTCTTCCTACTGCTTTTACCAGGGACTCGCAGCCGCTTTCCTCCGCCCTAAATGCAGAGTTTTCACcattaacaacatattttaaagatGAAAGTGGACGTGTACAAGTTCAAATGTGATAAATGTCACTCACCAGGCCGctgtcatcttcatcatcagcaTCTTGCTGATGCGGCTCCTCTTCTCTGTCGCTATGGTCGAAGTGATCACCAGGATCCAGTGACTCCTGTGACTGGTTAATGAGGCTGCGGCTGCGACCGATGGTGCCCAAAGCCAGTTGGGACATTGGTGAGAGTAGGGTGGCACCCAGACTTATTCGCTGGAGAGGAGAAAGTGTCCATTTAGTCAAACAACTTcagcatgagtgtgtgtactCATGCATCTCAACTTAATTCCATTGTCATTTTATATGACAAAAATTATGACTAAAGAGGTTCATCAACAACCTTGTTTTTCCATGACTTAAACGAGACCATGACGAGATGGCATCAATGCCATTATAAACTTTGAGACCATATCAACATGCAGTACTGTTGACAAAAAAGGTGAGACTAAGAcgtagttaaaaataaaaacttcactATGATCTCTCTTTATTgtcttgacaaaaaaagaggacaaaaagatTAAAGACTGGTCAGCGACAATTGTTATTTAtatagttgtgtgtgtgtgtgtgtgtgtcagctggtgctgaaaatgtgtaattcaccagttgtttttgcttttcatcagagaaaatcttttttcagTTATCAACAGTTTTCACAAAAACTAGACTAAAACAGTCTCAGTTTCTTCAGCAAAGATAAGATTAAAACGCAGACttaaaagttgacaaaaaaaacccaaaacaggaTAAGGTTGatttaatatgataaaaactAACAACAATGCCTGAAATAGGactcagattaaaaaaaaaaaaacagtttgcagAATAAACAATATCTAAAACGGTTCATAATCTCTGGTTGTCACTTACCTTTTCACCGTCTGTGTTTGCAGCATTCTGCTTGGCATTCTTCAGCAATTTGGATAGAGgttctgaaaatttaaaaaaatgattgattaatGTCTTAAAGTTCAGCCTTGCAAAGTGGgtaatttttaaatctatatatttgtgtcatttcttaCCTTTCCTTCGTCCCCTACGTGGAGTTGGACCCTCCTTGGTCTGAGGGGAATCCTTCTTGTCTCCATCAGGACTGTAATGAAAGCCGGGATGATCTGAAGAAATGACAGagaaggtgcaaaaaaaaaaaaaaaaaaaaaaaggaagatgaataaaatgcattaaatatggTTAAACTTActgcaaaagaacaaaaaaattaaatatataattacatatgatttttataatgtttacaTATATAAATTGGCACTTACGCATTGCATCCATCTCCAAAATTGCTTGCTTGGCCTAGAatacaaatgataaaatgagGGTGAGTTCAAAAGGTAATAGGTGAACATAAGCATTGCCACTAGGTGGCGCCACATCACAGTCCTGGCTCTACAATTACGCTCAAGTTTGACTCGTGAGCATAAGGAGGCAGCCGGTTTATGTAATCACAGTGAACCTTCTCAGTGACCTTCACCTCTGGAGAGGAATCATCAGTTTCCACTTGCACAcggacaaagacagaaacaaaagagtGATTGtgactgaatgaaaataaatgagagGAAGAAACCACTGCACAAGAGAAAAGCGAGTAAAAGCAGGGAGGAAGGAAAGATGGCGATGAAGGAAAAAGGAAGAGGGTGAGAGGGAGTGACATTTCCAATTCATCCCACActaagtgtgtgtttgggccATCAGTGAACGAAGAGGCGGCTATCCGTAGAAGGGCTGCTCTTACCTTGGCAGGGATTTTGGCTGGATGGTTTTCAAGTATGAGCCTCTTGAGGTGTAAGATCCACATGCGCTTGTCTTGCTGTGATTTGGCCTGAGGGCAGAGCGCAAAACATCAGAGAGATGATAATATCAGACATGCAGTTCAAAAGGTGGTCGAGAGGATTGGCATAAACCCCACAACATTTAGAACACAGCTCTGTTACGTCACACAgattagcttttatttttcagcgcTTGTCCAAAACACAGTGGTTAGGTAACAACAATGGCCACCATTAGCCTCTAAAAACTCAACATGTCTGAGCAACTTGGCGAGGTGAGCCGGGACACCTGCAACTAATCGTCACACTTTCTGATTGCACGCCTGCTCAATGCTGCTGGTGTCTGCACAGTTCAAACGAAGCAGGTAATTATTGCATTCACACTTTGCCTTTTGTTATGATGTCTTCTCTCTTATGCAACATTGCTGTACCTGGACTGTGTGCTGAAGTTTGGGATTCTTGTAGTGAAACACACTGAAGCTCAGCGGTTCTTTAGGAATCACTTCCACCAGCATCAGGTTACAACACTGCAGAAAAGACAGGCAGAAAGTTAAAAATACTCTTAGTGCACAGaaaagtttgcatgttttctgacTCTCTGGGACATTTCATGCTTTGAGCTGCATGACTAACCAGTATGTGAGCCTTGTATGTGTAGGTTTCTTCTCGTTTCTTGGTAATGAGCAGAAGCTTGTCAAACAGGAAGAGAGTTCTCTCGTTTTTTGCTCGCTGCAGACGAAACGTTCCTTCGAGAACCAACTCTCCGTAGCCAATCAGATCTGGGCCCTTCCAGTTAGTAAGCAGGCTCTGAATTTCCTGCAGACAGCACAGaaatacagataaatacaaaaaaaatcaaacggAAGAAATATATACGTTTGACCTACAACTAGGGGTGTCAGTCTCGGTTAGTTTTGCTTTGGAAGCCTGATACCCATTAAtgagtttattttaaagaaaaggaaaaaaacctcaaaaatcaTGCAAATACAAGAGGACTTTCCTTTAGTCCAGCACTCCCCTGATTCAATGTGCTTTATTACCCACTGCCCACCCTCCAGTCTCCAGCATTAGCCTTGGCTGCTCTGTACTGTGCACCATAGGGTCGGGTGGAATGAGCTTGCAGCACCTCTCCTGAATGGTAATCAGCGAATTAGATGCTCCTCTAGCTCGCTCCCACCTGACCAGGTTGGCACAAGGTGCATAAGAATAGCAGCATTAACTGATAGACTACCCACCactcataaaaataaagctgaactgatctggtttagaaaaaaaaacaaaaacaaaaaaagatgaaaaaaagatgcagaaaataGTGAACACGTGCATGAATGCACGTGTTCATAGAttgataattttaaatctaatttacaTAGTATGTTGTAAATACAATTACGAAGTGCTTTACAATAtgagaaattaaaacatataaacattaaCAGATAGAAGTTAAAATACTTTGTCCTGTAGTGAAcgaaaaattcaaaaacagcaaaaagtcTTGATGAAAAGGGGatactacatcaaaacatccatttaccaTCTCTCAAATAGTTCCTGCAGTATAAATAatcttatttatccagttgtgTGTTTAATACTTCAAAAAAGACAGTGCCTTCCCACAAGGAACTGAATAAAATGTGAGACTTTATGCTCTCTGCAAAGCCAGGccccactgacaaaaacagtaattttacctcactgaacccaggagctgctggtgtttTATTGTTCGTGTTttatgtgttattgtttgactttttttgtgctaaactAAAACATCAAAGTAAAGACAGTCCTCTAGGACTTCAGTTCACCAAgaattttatatgtttttagattcaatattcaaaaattcaatgtaaaatgtaactgatatacaaattgtACAAATgcggggtgaagtattccttcaaaGATAGTGTCTAAGAGGAGATAAAGGATGTCTGTGGTGTTCTggatggagagagaaacagaccaTAACAAGAAGATtatagaaaagttaaaaaaggaaatgcattgGGGGTAAGCAAAAAAGGACAAGGACAGGAATAGGaggacaaaacaacaaactgaatATTTCTGTGGAGCCCATCTTTTCTCCAGAGTGAACACTTCCACACACATTCCTGCATTCATCTGACCCTTCTGGCTCCCAGCTGATAAAAGAAACAAGCTTCCCTTTTATGTGCCCTCCTTATGCAAGGCCATCATTAGCCCAGTGGAAAACGCTGCAACTTGCGTAAGACGTGGGGAGGATCAGAGCCTTGGCTGATTCAAAGCTAGACTTCACATAAC is drawn from Plectropomus leopardus isolate mb chromosome 16, YSFRI_Pleo_2.0, whole genome shotgun sequence and contains these coding sequences:
- the LOC121955273 gene encoding pleckstrin homology domain-containing family G member 1 isoform X1, whose amino-acid sequence is MPTDDYNYLPDALPPLPEVPDSGSALSSVDIQTRCLRNSAFRHTSSRYCSALSMDSSPDSAERPISYSSTSSSASSRDSHCSLGSRSTLVPTPHCNQATSDQDSGAIRLELVPARQLGCQEEDDRNDGGMDKGRGQGRQGSEQTLTEHSEPEAGPEGGERTGQVQGPRTYVDRVVQEIMDTERTYVQDLRSIVEDYLESISNQSRLALSSEDRGSLFGNIQDIYHFNRDLLHDLEKCNADPVAIAECFVSKSEEFHIYTQYCTNYPRSVAVLTECMRNKALAKFFRERQESLRHSLPLGSYLLKPVQRILKYHLLLHEIANHMEKDTETYEVVQEAIDTMQRVAWHINDMKRKHEHAVRLQEIQSLLTNWKGPDLIGYGELVLEGTFRLQRAKNERTLFLFDKLLLITKKREETYTYKAHILCCNLMLVEVIPKEPLSFSVFHYKNPKLQHTVQAKSQQDKRMWILHLKRLILENHPAKIPAKAKQAILEMDAMHHPGFHYSPDGDKKDSPQTKEGPTPRRGRRKEPLSKLLKNAKQNAANTDGEKRISLGATLLSPMSQLALGTIGRSRSLINQSQESLDPGDHFDHSDREEEPHQQDADDEDDSGLGGGKRLRVPGKSSRKRLNPQASVDSIEQWKAFNMSSSDLQKARESLVRDGSRHPPLLRTPHVTEEPPDTPIPSVVVTESDHSVSNIWADHRARRAMFPTRQRTMQPDDEDEDIYQMFVPTEPSGPEPEAPSERSEATSSPKTARPCSWHVEQVPTVQIDPPPDASRVLRRASSAGEKATEARQSPDDDQTDHSNLEVIHTESSSNDISGSSSAEQLTIDDIENVYDNISYEDLKSMGLVRRDPEESRKETDAQGSQGQTARVLNAPEAPAITEPLIEPDSSSESNRSSTQEGRTCELKIVEESIYDTICFREPPSAELKGMNEGDKLKQERDSLLASEHDLTESLEGFVSEESLHFGEDEAPDTPHPVLCSSEPDYSSSSASETFSQRSQKGDKISEQVDEIWNDLENYIKKNEKKADRLPAAFPVSASESPKKASAVKNSPTKSPPVSSPQAASPPTKSPPAHKPPPVTSTPSFTIPIINLPDPQSEGTTAEENHTPAPASRPLPATPEPLPGTVKSIRNRLARLSSGSFRLEDDDLVELPPRNTPQRDIPLKDLHSLFSGELAGLDSPLASSSLLLGESVDLELMDKSKNRVFLMARQYSQKIKKANQLLRMRSMDPGDSCSRARAEKKQKDLAAILEEKKQGGTAIGARIAEYSQLYDQVMFKDPPASAGPHHSHPGLPSSPSMPETSLEEDWLHSTYSNGELASFVSSTSELDNARASSTPQRRLTSACSIPSLKTSPPSSTSPPSQRWSSCMSAPSEKEEHVYSSIKRHPSFNAPSSTSSKSSPSSHCQSLGSLGGQQQEKNQSGLKCNGPAVDRSTDRLRGPSLGRAGRQSSLPERSTQGQSELTLHDGQQVVVLNRASALSILTATQNYLANFKDDGEDDDDYVEIRSEDESEQEQDRLAQRNGSSAALSNQNRGLVHSQSLPCTPVHSCDPLRSLDREHLEKYLWSEPQQSQPKIVQSLRDKFQCLSSSSFA